In Massilia forsythiae, one DNA window encodes the following:
- a CDS encoding sensor histidine kinase, protein MPLPPTLRTRFTAYLLALHLPLFGCATLLLPARPALFVGAEAALAASLALGWLLLRRALEPLGYTRRFHELLQDQQYAGRLAAPGMRELDDLVGMFNAMLDALHRERLALGEQQGFLDRLLEATPGAVLVFDFDRRISLLNAGAAALLGLAQPLGRPLSHWADEGSGDGDFDGAFDARARERSRDLARQLDALPLHASLLLTDTGGRRYRARRGQFFDRGFARHFLLVEELTAELEDSERATYERLIRVLAHEVNNTVAATGSVLDSLLYYRGQLARQDGDDFATAIVAARRRNASLGEFIDRFTHVVKMPALALRAAALGDVVDDILWLNRETCQRRGIALGWGRRDAAAPMALDVQLVEQALLNIVKNAIEAVEARRAALAHAEAAQMHDAAPAPQDFIRVELAHDDADGGRRMRLSVIDSGGQLGAVPVRRLFTPFFSTKKGGQGIGLMFVREVLNRHGCTYSLAPGADGETRFDIWFPADERTRHR, encoded by the coding sequence ATGCCTCTGCCGCCGACGCTGCGCACCCGCTTCACTGCCTACCTGCTGGCGCTGCACCTGCCCTTGTTCGGCTGCGCCACCCTGCTGCTGCCGGCGCGGCCGGCGCTGTTCGTCGGCGCCGAGGCGGCGCTGGCAGCGAGCCTGGCGCTCGGCTGGCTACTGCTGCGGCGCGCGCTCGAACCGCTCGGCTACACGCGCCGCTTCCACGAGCTGCTGCAGGACCAGCAGTATGCCGGCCGCCTGGCCGCGCCCGGCATGCGCGAGCTCGACGACCTGGTCGGCATGTTCAACGCCATGCTGGACGCGCTGCACCGCGAGCGCCTGGCGCTGGGCGAACAGCAGGGTTTTCTGGACCGCCTGCTCGAAGCCACGCCGGGCGCGGTGCTGGTATTCGACTTCGACCGCCGCATCAGCCTGCTGAACGCCGGCGCCGCCGCCCTGCTCGGCCTGGCGCAGCCGCTGGGCCGGCCGTTGTCGCACTGGGCCGATGAGGGCAGCGGCGATGGCGATTTCGACGGCGCGTTCGATGCGCGGGCGCGCGAACGCAGCCGCGACCTGGCGCGCCAGCTCGACGCCCTGCCCCTGCACGCCAGCCTGCTGCTGACCGATACCGGCGGGCGGCGCTACCGGGCACGCCGCGGCCAGTTCTTCGACCGCGGCTTCGCGCGCCACTTCCTGCTGGTGGAAGAACTCACGGCCGAACTGGAAGACTCGGAACGCGCCACCTACGAGCGCCTGATCCGCGTGCTGGCGCACGAAGTCAACAACACCGTGGCCGCCACCGGCTCGGTGCTCGATTCGCTGCTGTACTACCGCGGCCAACTGGCGCGGCAGGATGGCGACGACTTCGCCACCGCCATCGTCGCCGCGCGCCGCCGCAACGCCAGCCTGGGCGAGTTCATCGACCGTTTCACCCACGTGGTCAAGATGCCGGCGCTGGCGCTGCGCGCGGCCGCGCTCGGCGACGTGGTGGACGATATCCTGTGGCTGAACCGCGAAACCTGCCAGCGGCGCGGCATCGCGCTCGGCTGGGGACGGCGCGACGCGGCGGCGCCGATGGCGCTCGACGTGCAGCTGGTCGAGCAGGCGCTGCTGAACATCGTCAAGAACGCGATCGAGGCGGTGGAGGCGCGCCGCGCCGCCTTGGCTCATGCGGAAGCGGCGCAGATGCACGATGCGGCGCCGGCGCCGCAGGACTTCATCCGCGTCGAACTGGCGCACGACGATGCCGATGGCGGCAGGCGCATGCGCCTGTCGGTGATCGATTCCGGCGGCCAGCTGGGGGCGGTGCCGGTGCGGCGCCTGTTCACGCCCTTCTTCAGCACCAAGAAGGGCGGCCAGGGCATCGGCCTGATGTTCGTGCGCGAAGTGCTGAACCGGCACGGGTGCACCTATTCGCTGGCGCCGGGCGCGGACGGCGAGACGCGCTTCGATATCTGGTTTCCGGCAGATGAGCGGACGAGACACCGGTAG
- a CDS encoding sigma-54-dependent transcriptional regulator, which produces MEPHRRQCVLIVDDDGAVQVSLALLLKQAGFATVCADDPRQALARLAATPVDLVLQDMNFSLRTDGEEGLALLAQVKERHPGVPVLLMTAWGSIALAVRGVKAGAANFFTKPWDNAQLVELVEATLQLAPDAARATSNPPRSARAALDARFDFGAIVGEHPKLLKVLETIGQVARTRAPVLILGESGTGKELVADAIHRNSPRAARPVVKINMGAITPSLFESEMFGHVRGAFTDARSDRKGHVASADGGTLFLDEIGELNRGDQVKLLRVLQDQRYQPVGASRAEQADVRVVSATNRELAELVASGEFREDLFYRLNLITIRLPPLRERRSDIPLLARHIGAGVCAAYGLDDIKLAPAALDWLAAQPWPGNIRQLRQTLERTLLLAGQDRPGGRPLTQADFIATAAVDEGVPGARLGVDGMTLEQVERHMIEQALQQHTGNISRVARMLGLSRTALYRRLERHGLGDGEAGDRSNE; this is translated from the coding sequence ATGGAACCACATCGCAGGCAGTGCGTCCTGATCGTCGACGACGACGGCGCGGTGCAGGTCTCGCTGGCCCTGCTGCTCAAGCAGGCCGGCTTCGCCACCGTGTGCGCGGACGATCCGCGCCAGGCATTGGCCCGGCTGGCGGCGACGCCGGTCGACCTGGTGCTGCAGGACATGAATTTTTCCCTGCGTACCGACGGCGAGGAAGGCCTGGCGCTGCTCGCGCAGGTCAAGGAACGCCATCCCGGCGTGCCGGTGCTGTTGATGACGGCCTGGGGCTCGATCGCCCTGGCCGTGCGCGGGGTGAAAGCCGGCGCCGCCAACTTCTTCACCAAGCCCTGGGACAATGCGCAACTGGTCGAGCTGGTCGAGGCGACCCTGCAGCTGGCGCCGGATGCCGCCCGCGCCACATCGAACCCGCCGCGATCGGCGCGCGCCGCGCTGGACGCGCGCTTCGACTTCGGCGCCATCGTCGGCGAACACCCGAAGCTGCTGAAGGTGCTGGAGACCATCGGCCAGGTGGCGCGCACGCGCGCGCCGGTGCTGATCCTGGGCGAGAGCGGCACCGGCAAGGAACTGGTGGCCGACGCCATCCACCGCAACAGCCCGCGCGCGGCGCGGCCGGTCGTCAAGATCAACATGGGCGCGATCACGCCTTCTCTGTTCGAGAGCGAGATGTTCGGCCACGTGCGCGGCGCCTTTACGGACGCCAGGAGCGACCGCAAGGGCCACGTCGCCAGCGCCGACGGCGGCACCCTGTTCCTCGACGAGATCGGTGAGCTCAACCGCGGCGACCAGGTCAAGCTGCTGCGCGTGCTGCAGGACCAGCGCTACCAGCCGGTCGGCGCCAGCCGCGCGGAGCAGGCCGACGTGCGCGTGGTCTCGGCCACCAACCGCGAACTGGCCGAGCTGGTGGCGAGCGGGGAGTTTCGCGAAGACCTGTTCTACCGCCTCAACCTGATCACGATCCGCCTGCCGCCGCTGCGCGAACGGCGCAGCGACATCCCGCTGCTGGCGCGCCATATCGGCGCCGGCGTGTGCGCCGCCTACGGCCTGGACGACATCAAGCTGGCGCCGGCGGCGCTGGACTGGCTGGCGGCGCAGCCGTGGCCGGGCAACATCCGCCAGCTGCGCCAGACGCTGGAGCGCACGCTGCTGCTGGCCGGCCAGGACCGGCCGGGCGGCCGGCCGCTGACGCAGGCCGACTTCATCGCGACCGCCGCCGTCGACGAAGGCGTGCCGGGCGCGCGCCTGGGCGTGGACGGCATGACGCTGGAACAGGTGGAGCGCCACATGATCGAACAGGCGCTGCAGCAGCACACCGGCAACATCTCGCGGGTGGCACGCATGCTCGGGCTGTCGCGCACGGCGCTGTACCGGCGCCTGGAACGGCACGGCCTGGGCGATGGCGAGGCCGGCGACCGCAGCAACGAATGA
- a CDS encoding FtsX-like permease family protein has product MLRHLLQLTWKRKSRNLMLSLEILLAFAIVFGIAAFVLRSWQLYREPIGFDGTDAWSVQVATGDAKAESIPADVYDKLRRALLALPAVREAGFASYSPYTNSTWTTDVDSPATGAKVSTNILEASDGFAAATGMRVARGRWFSAADEGAAVQPALLNRRLAAVLFPGQDALGRRFTRTDGRVTTTLEVIGIVDTYRHRHPLMTPVNFVFTRFAPQASAARVRTMLVKLAPGTPRSVEAALNRQLRLVRNDWSYTIQPLAAMRASQMKEQLVPLAVIAVIAAFMLAMVAFGLFGVLWQNTTRRIPEIGLRRAVGARAGDIYRQIVLEQLLLSSVAMLPGLALLAQLPLTGALGASLDWPVFLGAAALSMGVIYLLSLLCSLYPGWRASRLHPAQALHYE; this is encoded by the coding sequence ATGCTGCGCCACCTGTTGCAACTGACCTGGAAACGCAAGTCCAGGAACCTGATGCTGAGCCTGGAGATCCTGCTCGCCTTCGCCATCGTGTTCGGCATTGCCGCCTTCGTCCTGCGCAGCTGGCAGCTGTACCGCGAACCGATCGGCTTCGACGGCACCGACGCCTGGTCGGTGCAGGTCGCCACCGGCGACGCCAAGGCCGAGAGCATCCCGGCCGACGTCTACGACAAGCTGCGGCGCGCCCTGCTGGCGCTGCCGGCGGTGCGCGAAGCCGGCTTCGCTTCCTACTCGCCCTACACGAATTCGACCTGGACCACCGACGTCGATTCGCCGGCCACCGGCGCCAAGGTCAGCACCAACATCCTGGAAGCCAGCGACGGCTTCGCCGCGGCGACCGGCATGCGGGTCGCGCGCGGGCGCTGGTTCTCCGCCGCCGACGAGGGCGCGGCGGTGCAGCCGGCGCTGCTGAACCGGCGCCTGGCGGCGGTCCTGTTCCCCGGCCAGGATGCGCTCGGGCGCCGCTTCACCCGGACCGACGGCCGCGTCACGACCACGCTGGAAGTGATCGGCATCGTCGACACCTACCGCCACCGCCACCCGCTGATGACGCCGGTGAACTTCGTCTTCACCCGGTTCGCGCCGCAGGCGAGCGCGGCGCGCGTGCGCACGATGCTCGTGAAGCTGGCGCCGGGCACGCCGCGCAGTGTCGAGGCGGCGCTGAACCGGCAATTGCGGCTGGTGCGCAACGACTGGTCGTACACGATCCAGCCGTTGGCGGCGATGCGCGCGTCGCAGATGAAGGAACAGCTGGTGCCGCTGGCCGTGATCGCCGTGATCGCCGCCTTCATGCTGGCCATGGTCGCCTTCGGCCTGTTCGGCGTGCTGTGGCAAAACACCACGCGGCGCATTCCCGAGATCGGCCTGCGCCGCGCGGTCGGCGCGCGCGCCGGCGACATCTACCGCCAGATCGTGCTCGAACAGCTGCTGCTCAGCTCCGTCGCCATGCTGCCCGGGCTGGCGCTGCTGGCGCAGCTGCCGCTGACCGGCGCACTGGGCGCGAGCCTGGACTGGCCGGTGTTCCTGGGGGCGGCGGCGCTGTCGATGGGCGTGATCTATCTGCTATCCTTGCTGTGCTCGCTCTACCCGGGCTGGCGCGCCAGCCGCCTGCATCCGGCGCAGGCGCTGCACTACGAATAA
- a CDS encoding ABC transporter permease, whose product MLRNYLLTAYKVFMRRKLFTLINLTCIVLTLVVLMVITALLETAFFPTGVEGKSGRMLQVYGIRSSSADGHNFRTTLLGYKTIDQYLKPMQGVERVSAITVPGEVSAYQGDRVSQLQLRRVDADYWQILDFKLLAGRLPDEDDDRNGRLVAVLNATTARQLFADGAAVGHTLSVGGQVFQVIGVVADVLHVNAFADMWAPLSSFPSTAYQGELTGNFAALLLARDPADLPRIRREVARIATTFVTEDPRTLSSTVFWADSKLDVFARVLLERQSDADSGAARLLAIIGGAMLAFMLLPALNLVNLNMGRILERSSEIGVRKAFGATSAQLVGQLVVENVLLCLAGGLLGLACSRLALWWLEASRLIPYLEVHIDLRVFGVGMLLAFLFGLLSGVIPAWKMSRLDPVHALKGAA is encoded by the coding sequence ATGCTGCGTAACTACCTGCTGACCGCGTACAAGGTCTTCATGCGGCGCAAACTGTTTACACTGATTAATCTCACCTGCATCGTGCTCACGCTGGTGGTGCTGATGGTGATCACCGCGCTGCTGGAGACCGCATTCTTTCCCACCGGCGTGGAAGGCAAGAGCGGGCGCATGCTGCAGGTGTACGGCATCCGCAGTTCCAGCGCCGACGGCCACAACTTCCGCACCACCCTGCTGGGCTACAAGACCATCGACCAGTACCTCAAGCCCATGCAGGGCGTCGAACGGGTGTCGGCGATCACGGTGCCGGGCGAGGTCTCGGCCTACCAGGGCGACCGCGTCAGCCAGCTGCAGTTGCGGCGCGTGGATGCCGATTACTGGCAGATCCTCGACTTCAAGCTGCTGGCCGGCCGCCTGCCGGACGAGGACGACGACCGCAACGGCCGCCTGGTCGCGGTCCTCAACGCCACCACCGCGCGCCAGCTGTTCGCGGACGGCGCGGCGGTGGGCCATACCCTGAGCGTCGGTGGCCAGGTGTTCCAGGTCATCGGCGTGGTGGCGGACGTGCTGCACGTGAACGCCTTCGCCGACATGTGGGCACCCCTGTCCAGCTTTCCCTCGACCGCCTACCAGGGCGAACTGACCGGCAATTTCGCCGCCCTGCTGCTGGCGCGCGACCCGGCCGACCTGCCGCGCATCCGGCGCGAGGTCGCGCGCATCGCCACCACCTTCGTGACGGAGGACCCGCGCACCTTGTCGAGCACCGTGTTCTGGGCCGACAGCAAGCTCGACGTGTTCGCCCGCGTGCTGCTCGAACGACAAAGCGATGCCGATTCCGGCGCCGCCAGGCTGCTGGCGATCATCGGCGGCGCCATGCTGGCCTTCATGCTGCTGCCGGCGCTCAACCTGGTCAATTTGAACATGGGCCGCATCCTCGAGCGCAGCAGCGAGATCGGCGTGCGCAAGGCCTTCGGCGCCACCAGCGCGCAGCTGGTCGGCCAGCTGGTGGTCGAGAACGTGCTGCTGTGCCTCGCCGGCGGCCTGCTCGGCCTGGCCTGCAGCCGGCTGGCGCTGTGGTGGCTGGAAGCGTCCCGGTTGATTCCCTATCTCGAGGTCCACATCGACCTGCGCGTGTTCGGCGTCGGCATGCTGCTGGCCTTTTTGTTCGGCCTGCTCTCCGGCGTGATCCCGGCCTGGAAGATGTCGCGCCTCGATCCCGTCCATGCCCTGAAAGGAGCCGCCTGA
- a CDS encoding ABC transporter ATP-binding protein: MIRLHKVSKTYRTDKVETLALKDIDLHVREGEFVALMGPSGCGKSTLLNIIGLLDRPGSGSVEVGGAAVERIGERRLAALRNRSFGFIFQSFHLIPDLRVIDNVELPLLYRKDGAGSAERRRLARAALEKVGLGARMDHYPNQLSGGQQQRVAIARAIVGQPQVLLADEPTGNLDSRMGAEVMDILLGLNREGTTVVMVTHDEQEARRVNRIVRVFDGQLVDTEHVHAA; this comes from the coding sequence ATGATCAGGCTGCACAAGGTCAGCAAGACCTACCGGACCGACAAGGTCGAGACGCTGGCGCTCAAGGACATCGACCTGCACGTCAGGGAAGGCGAATTCGTGGCGCTGATGGGGCCGAGCGGCTGCGGCAAGAGCACGCTGCTGAACATCATCGGTCTGCTCGACCGGCCGGGAAGCGGCAGCGTCGAGGTGGGCGGCGCGGCGGTCGAGCGCATCGGCGAACGCCGGCTGGCGGCGCTGCGCAACCGCAGCTTCGGCTTCATCTTCCAGAGTTTTCATCTGATCCCGGACCTGCGCGTGATCGACAACGTCGAGCTTCCGCTCTTGTACCGCAAGGATGGCGCGGGCAGCGCCGAACGGCGCCGGCTGGCGCGCGCGGCATTGGAAAAGGTCGGCCTGGGCGCGCGCATGGACCATTACCCGAACCAGCTGTCCGGCGGCCAGCAGCAGCGCGTGGCGATCGCGCGCGCCATCGTCGGCCAGCCGCAGGTGCTGCTGGCCGACGAGCCGACCGGCAACCTGGACAGCAGGATGGGCGCCGAAGTGATGGACATCCTGCTCGGCCTGAACCGCGAGGGCACCACCGTGGTGATGGTCACCCACGACGAACAGGAAGCACGCCGCGTCAACCGCATCGTGCGCGTGTTCGACGGCCAGCTGGTGGATACGGAGCACGTCCATGCTGCGTAA
- a CDS encoding efflux RND transporter periplasmic adaptor subunit, which produces MDHAIGIDILQRRRRRHLAGALALAVLFGAVLWGANRALRPGVGAADIVVAEVRRGDVDNTINAAGVIIPVHEEVVSSPGASRVARVHAKPGQQVGAGELLLELDDREIRLALEAFKEQLAQQDNRVDVLALEMAQKIKQTRSSIELLEIDLQSARARHERNQKLRSSGLVSGEDLLTAQLNVQRNEIQLRQQRELVEDTRRATAGAIAAARLQQAILHKQIARQEGLLAQTRVCAPFSGMLTSLVEEEGASVAAGQLVARVSELNNYRVEASLSDFHARQLAPGQPVRVAQNGAVLAGTVRTILPEIQNGSIKLLVDLAQPHNPQLRNKMRVDVDVVTARRAGVLVIDKGAAFNGRGRQPAFRVDGGMARKTVLELGAGDGKVVEVAAGARAGDRFIVSDTAAFKELDTIRITN; this is translated from the coding sequence ATGGACCACGCCATCGGCATCGACATCCTGCAGCGCCGCCGCCGGCGCCACCTGGCCGGCGCGCTGGCCCTCGCGGTCCTCTTCGGCGCCGTGCTGTGGGGCGCCAACCGCGCGCTGCGGCCCGGCGTCGGCGCCGCCGACATCGTCGTGGCCGAAGTCCGGCGCGGCGACGTCGACAACACGATCAACGCCGCCGGCGTGATCATTCCCGTGCACGAGGAAGTGGTGTCCAGTCCCGGCGCCAGCCGCGTGGCGCGCGTGCATGCCAAGCCGGGCCAGCAGGTCGGGGCCGGCGAGCTGCTGCTGGAACTGGACGACCGCGAGATCCGCCTGGCACTGGAAGCGTTCAAGGAACAGCTGGCGCAGCAGGACAACCGCGTCGACGTCCTGGCGCTGGAGATGGCGCAGAAGATCAAGCAGACCAGGAGCAGCATCGAGCTGCTGGAAATCGATCTGCAGTCGGCGCGCGCGCGCCACGAGCGCAACCAGAAGCTGCGCAGCAGCGGCCTGGTGTCCGGCGAAGACCTGCTGACGGCGCAGCTGAACGTGCAGCGCAACGAGATCCAGCTGCGCCAGCAGCGCGAGCTGGTCGAGGACACGCGTCGCGCCACCGCCGGCGCCATCGCCGCCGCCCGGCTGCAGCAGGCGATCCTGCACAAGCAGATCGCACGCCAGGAAGGCTTGCTGGCGCAGACGCGCGTGTGCGCGCCCTTTTCCGGCATGCTGACTTCGCTGGTCGAGGAAGAAGGCGCCAGCGTGGCGGCCGGGCAGCTGGTGGCGCGCGTGTCCGAACTGAACAACTACCGGGTCGAGGCCAGCCTGTCCGACTTCCACGCGCGCCAGCTGGCGCCGGGCCAGCCGGTCCGCGTGGCGCAGAACGGCGCGGTGCTGGCCGGCACGGTGCGCACCATCCTGCCCGAAATCCAGAACGGCAGCATCAAGCTGCTGGTCGACCTGGCCCAGCCGCACAATCCGCAGCTGCGCAACAAGATGCGCGTCGACGTCGACGTGGTCACCGCGCGCCGCGCCGGCGTGCTGGTAATCGACAAGGGCGCTGCCTTCAACGGCCGCGGCCGCCAGCCGGCCTTCCGGGTGGACGGCGGCATGGCGCGCAAGACCGTGCTGGAACTGGGCGCGGGCGACGGCAAGGTGGTCGAGGTGGCGGCCGGCGCGCGTGCCGGGGACCGCTTCATCGTGTCCGACACCGCCGCCTTCAAGGAACTGGACACCATCCGCATCACGAATTGA
- the pnuC gene encoding nicotinamide riboside transporter PnuC: MNDTIVLAGFGTTPLELLSFFLSIATVLLNIRRNHWAWLFAIISSAAYGLVFFNARLYGDAGLQAVFIAASVWGWQLWLRGAGNRPLVVTRLRRAGWAWSLAGWALGFVLLSAFLKRYTDTDVPYMDGFLTAGSLLGQVLLARKKVENWHTWIAVDVLYVGLYLYKGLHLTALLYALFVALAVVGLRAWRAAADGAAPATPHTADLARGAGAE; encoded by the coding sequence ATGAACGACACCATCGTCCTCGCCGGTTTCGGCACCACGCCGCTGGAACTGCTTTCCTTCTTCCTCTCGATCGCCACCGTGCTGCTGAACATCCGCCGCAACCACTGGGCCTGGCTGTTCGCGATCATCTCGTCGGCCGCCTACGGCCTGGTGTTCTTCAACGCGCGCCTGTACGGCGACGCCGGCCTGCAGGCGGTGTTCATCGCCGCCTCGGTGTGGGGCTGGCAGCTGTGGCTGCGCGGCGCCGGCAATCGGCCGCTGGTCGTCACGCGCCTGCGCCGGGCGGGCTGGGCCTGGTCGCTGGCCGGCTGGGCGCTCGGCTTCGTGCTGCTGTCGGCCTTCCTGAAACGCTACACCGACACCGACGTGCCCTACATGGACGGCTTCCTGACCGCCGGCAGCCTGCTCGGCCAGGTCCTCTTGGCGCGCAAGAAGGTCGAGAACTGGCATACCTGGATCGCGGTGGACGTGCTGTACGTCGGGCTGTATCTGTATAAGGGTTTGCACCTGACCGCGCTGCTGTACGCGCTGTTCGTGGCGCTGGCAGTGGTCGGCCTGCGTGCGTGGCGCGCGGCGGCGGACGGCGCTGCGCCCGCGACGCCGCACACGGCCGACCTGGCGCGCGGCGCCGGGGCCGAGTGA
- a CDS encoding AAA family ATPase produces MRIAILGAESTGKSTLAAALARRHGSLWVPEYLREFVDVMGRVPHEDDQPGIARTQLAREDALALRLAQAPAGTWPVAAPVEQAAPARRLLFCDTTPLMTAVYSRIYWGRLPDDLLALEAAHDYALTLVAAPDLPWVADGLQRDSEAVRRRVHAQLLAVLQERGIAYVLLTGELAQRMERVEALLAAA; encoded by the coding sequence ATGCGCATCGCCATCCTGGGCGCCGAATCGACCGGCAAGTCGACCCTGGCCGCCGCCCTGGCCCGGCGCCACGGCAGCCTGTGGGTGCCGGAATACCTGCGCGAATTCGTCGACGTCATGGGACGCGTGCCGCACGAGGACGACCAGCCCGGCATCGCGCGCACGCAGCTGGCGCGCGAGGATGCGCTGGCGTTGCGCTTGGCGCAGGCGCCCGCCGGGACGTGGCCGGTTGCCGCGCCGGTGGAGCAAGCCGCGCCGGCGCGGCGCCTGCTGTTCTGCGACACCACGCCGCTGATGACGGCGGTGTACAGCCGCATCTACTGGGGCCGGTTGCCGGACGACTTATTGGCGCTGGAGGCGGCGCACGACTATGCGCTGACGCTGGTGGCCGCCCCCGACCTGCCGTGGGTGGCGGACGGCCTGCAGCGCGACTCGGAAGCGGTACGCCGGCGCGTGCATGCGCAGCTGCTGGCGGTGCTGCAGGAGCGCGGGATTGCCTACGTGTTGCTGACCGGGGAGCTGGCGCAGCGGATGGAGCGGGTGGAGGCGTTGCTGGCGGCGGCGTGA
- a CDS encoding TonB-dependent siderophore receptor encodes MTPHLKYSILACALMQAFSAQAQTAQSAADGQPVNEVVVTGNRAATERAAVGGFSETALVDTPASISVFDRTRLQDLSIRSTTEALRYDASVSDAYNAVGYAEQFSIRGFALDNNYSYRKDGFAIPGDTQIPLENKERIEVLKGLAGLTAGIATPGGIVNYVTKRPTAAPLRSATVEVSERGTLYGTVDLGGRFDDRRFGYRINAAAADLHSYVRGANGERQFVSGAFDWQLTPDALLQLDLDYQHKAQVTAPGFQLIRNQALPTGVSAKMLLNDQPWTRPVDTRDTNLGLRFEYRLAPEWNATVAANKHWFKRDDFTAFPYGCSNEGDGYYPGYCGNGDYDVYDYQSTGERKSPWGAQAMLQGKFGTGALRHALTLGVSYAERHDSFGEYVYDLVGYSNIWHPLTTPPAKPDRVTGPVFERRSDQESALFAQDIVTLSQRLTLHGGLRYVQIKRSEYDDDIAAYVKADDSFALPSLALVIALDRDWNVYGSFSHGLQHGGIAPMGTSNEAQVLAPGRSRQVELGAKGVLAGVNLSAALFQIRQGLEYEDPNQDVGVLVNGVLEQRHPFVRNGRQTHRGLEFSADGRFGEALRYGASLMALNTRQQGTGQESIDGKRVTDVPAFKSSAWAEYAVPAVPGLKVDGVWQYAGKKAFDVENRVFVPDYHVFGAGAAYAMKLGATGVTVRARVDNLFDKFYWRDVTPALGGYLLPGAPRTFRLSAQFDL; translated from the coding sequence ATGACACCACACCTGAAGTATTCGATCCTGGCCTGCGCGCTGATGCAGGCGTTTTCCGCACAAGCGCAAACGGCGCAATCCGCTGCGGACGGCCAGCCCGTCAACGAAGTCGTCGTCACCGGCAACCGCGCCGCCACCGAGCGCGCCGCCGTCGGCGGCTTTTCCGAGACGGCGCTGGTCGACACGCCGGCCTCGATCAGCGTGTTCGACCGCACCCGCCTGCAAGACCTGTCGATCCGCTCGACCACCGAAGCGCTGCGCTACGACGCCTCGGTGAGCGACGCCTACAACGCGGTCGGCTATGCCGAGCAATTCTCGATCCGCGGCTTTGCGCTCGACAACAACTACAGCTACCGCAAGGATGGCTTCGCGATTCCCGGCGACACCCAGATCCCGCTGGAAAACAAGGAACGCATCGAAGTGCTGAAGGGCCTGGCCGGCCTCACCGCCGGCATCGCCACCCCGGGCGGCATCGTCAACTACGTCACCAAGCGCCCGACCGCGGCGCCGCTGCGCTCGGCCACGGTCGAGGTCAGCGAGCGCGGCACCCTGTACGGCACGGTCGACCTGGGCGGGCGCTTCGACGACCGCCGCTTCGGCTACCGCATCAACGCCGCCGCCGCCGACCTGCACTCGTACGTGCGCGGCGCCAACGGCGAGCGCCAGTTCGTCTCCGGCGCGTTCGACTGGCAACTCACCCCGGACGCCCTGCTGCAGCTCGACCTCGACTACCAGCACAAGGCGCAGGTCACCGCGCCCGGCTTCCAGCTGATCCGCAACCAGGCGCTGCCGACCGGCGTGTCCGCCAAGATGCTGCTCAACGACCAGCCCTGGACGCGCCCGGTGGACACGCGCGACACCAACCTCGGCCTGCGCTTCGAATACCGCCTGGCGCCGGAGTGGAACGCGACCGTGGCCGCCAACAAGCACTGGTTCAAGCGCGACGACTTCACCGCCTTCCCCTACGGCTGCAGCAACGAGGGCGACGGTTACTACCCGGGCTACTGCGGCAACGGCGACTACGACGTCTACGATTACCAGAGCACCGGCGAGCGCAAGTCGCCGTGGGGCGCGCAAGCCATGTTGCAGGGCAAGTTCGGCACCGGCGCGCTGCGCCACGCGCTGACGCTCGGCGTCTCCTACGCCGAACGCCACGACAGCTTCGGCGAGTACGTATACGACCTGGTCGGCTACAGCAATATCTGGCATCCCTTGACCACGCCACCGGCCAAGCCCGACCGCGTCACCGGTCCGGTGTTCGAGCGCCGCAGCGACCAGGAAAGCGCCCTGTTCGCGCAGGACATCGTCACCCTGTCGCAGCGCCTGACGCTGCACGGCGGCCTGCGCTACGTGCAGATCAAGCGCAGCGAGTACGACGACGACATCGCGGCCTACGTCAAGGCCGACGACAGCTTCGCGCTGCCGAGCCTGGCGCTCGTGATTGCGCTGGACCGCGACTGGAATGTGTACGGTTCTTTCAGCCACGGCCTGCAGCATGGCGGCATCGCGCCGATGGGCACCAGCAACGAGGCGCAGGTATTGGCGCCGGGACGCTCGCGCCAGGTCGAGCTCGGCGCCAAGGGCGTGCTGGCCGGCGTCAATTTGTCGGCGGCGCTGTTCCAGATCCGCCAGGGCCTCGAATACGAAGACCCGAACCAGGACGTCGGCGTGCTGGTGAACGGCGTGCTCGAGCAGCGCCACCCGTTCGTGCGCAACGGCCGCCAGACCCACCGCGGCCTGGAATTCTCGGCCGACGGCCGCTTCGGCGAGGCGCTGCGCTACGGCGCCTCGCTGATGGCGCTGAACACGCGCCAGCAGGGCACTGGCCAGGAAAGCATCGACGGCAAGCGCGTCACCGACGTGCCCGCCTTCAAGTCGAGCGCCTGGGCGGAATACGCGGTGCCCGCCGTGCCCGGCCTGAAGGTGGACGGCGTGTGGCAGTACGCGGGCAAGAAGGCGTTCGATGTCGAGAACCGCGTGTTCGTCCCCGACTACCACGTGTTCGGCGCCGGCGCCGCCTACGCCATGAAACTGGGCGCGACGGGCGTGACCGTGCGCGCGCGCGTGGACAACCTGTTCGACAAGTTCTACTGGCGCGACGTCACGCCGGCGCTGGGCGGCTACCTGCTGCCGGGCGCGCCGCGCACGTTCCGGTTGTCGGCGCAGTTCGACCTGTAG